CTCAATGCTCTCCGCGCCCGACATCTCGTATGAATcttttcactctttttttttttttttttctttttcactttatGTCCTTAGTGTTGCTATCCATTCCAGTCTGCATCTTTTGGTCTATAGCTTGGTGGAATTtggaattttttaatttaacacCAATTGAAACTGGCTacagattttagggatttagtttattgttattgtttgatTATCATCACGAGGCTTTATTATTCTATATGTCGTTACTCTTCCTTTAAGGTAGAATGGGTAATGTTTTAGCTCAATCTCTGCAAATACATTGCCTTTAACTGAGAGCAACCTTGTTATAGTTAAACTTTTACGTTCTTTAGCTTCTTCTGCTGGGTTATGATAATGATGACTGATGAGATTCTTCTTGTTTTTAACGTTTGCCTTGTCTTTGATTATAGGTTTTTTCAGGGCAGGGACCTCATCTCTCTGCGCTACAATCCCGTGCTATATCGTATGGCACTAATAAAGgtatatatatttcttctcTTGTTTCAGGCATATATGATTAGACTAATGGTTTGCCTTTATAACTTgcagatgatgaagaagctgagCAACTTGCTAAGGAGATCTCCAAGGACTGGAGCACTGGTAAGCTATTTGATCCACACACACTTTTCTACCCCTTTCTATGAGTATTGACGGTTCTTAATTTTGCAGTCTTTGAGCGGAGCATGAACACCCTATTTCTCACTGAAATGGTCCGGGGTTTGTCGCTGACTCTCAAGTACTTCTTTGATCCAAAAGTTACTGTGAGTGACAGTCTTCTCAGACTTGAGTAATTAGGTTGAAAGAAGCATATTGTGAATTCTGTAAGTTTTATTCCTGTATGCAGATCAATTATCCTTTTGAAAAGGGTCCATTGAGCCCTCGCTTCCGTGGTGAGCACGCTCTTAGAAGGTATCCAACTGGGGAAGAACGCTGCATTGCTTGCAAACTCTGtgaagctgtaagtttttaaAAGTCTACGTTACTTGTA
This region of Brassica napus cultivar Da-Ae chromosome C5, Da-Ae, whole genome shotgun sequence genomic DNA includes:
- the LOC106365588 gene encoding NADH dehydrogenase [ubiquinone] iron-sulfur protein 8-B, mitochondrial; this encodes MASLLARRSLNALRARHLVFSGQGPHLSALQSRAISYGTNKDDEEAEQLAKEISKDWSTVFERSMNTLFLTEMVRGLSLTLKYFFDPKVTINYPFEKGPLSPRFRGEHALRRYPTGEERCIACKLCEAVCPAQAITIEAEEREDGSRRTTRYDIDMTKCIYCGFCQEACPVDAIVEGPNFEFATETHEELLYDKEKLLENGDRWETEIAENLKSESLYR